Proteins co-encoded in one uncultured Bacteroides sp. genomic window:
- the trpB gene encoding tryptophan synthase subunit beta yields MKTYLVNEEGYYGEFGGAYVPEILYKCVEDLKNNYLEIIESEDFKQEFNALLKDYVGRPSPLYLAKRLSAQYGCKIYLKREDLNHTGAHKINNAIGQILLARRMGKKRIIAETGAGQHGVATATVCALMNMECIVYMGKTDVERQHANVQRMKMLGATVRPVTSGNMTLKDATNEAIRDWCCHPSDTYYLIGSTVGPHPYPDMVARLQSVISEEIKKQLLEQEGRDYPDYLIACVGGGSNAAGTIYHYIDDERVKIVLAEAGGKGIETGMSAATIQLGKMGIIHGAQTLVMQSEDGQIEEPYSISAGLDYPGIGPMHANLATEHRATILAINDDEAVKAAFELTQIEGIIPALESAHALGALSKLKFKPEDVVVLTVSGRGDKDMDTYIGFMND; encoded by the coding sequence ATGAAAACGTATCTAGTCAACGAAGAAGGTTATTATGGTGAGTTCGGTGGAGCTTATGTTCCTGAGATTCTCTACAAGTGTGTGGAAGATTTAAAAAACAACTATCTGGAGATTATCGAAAGCGAAGATTTTAAACAGGAGTTTAATGCTTTACTTAAGGATTATGTAGGACGTCCCTCCCCACTCTATCTGGCTAAACGCCTTTCGGCTCAGTATGGCTGCAAAATTTATCTGAAAAGAGAAGACCTTAATCACACAGGAGCCCACAAGATTAACAATGCAATTGGGCAGATTCTTCTGGCACGCCGCATGGGGAAAAAGCGGATTATTGCAGAAACCGGTGCCGGTCAGCATGGAGTGGCTACAGCTACTGTCTGCGCACTGATGAACATGGAGTGCATCGTCTATATGGGCAAAACAGATGTAGAACGTCAGCATGCAAATGTACAGAGAATGAAGATGCTGGGAGCTACAGTTCGTCCCGTCACTTCTGGAAACATGACTTTAAAGGATGCCACCAATGAGGCTATCCGCGACTGGTGTTGTCATCCTTCGGATACTTACTATTTAATTGGTTCTACAGTAGGTCCTCATCCTTATCCGGATATGGTTGCCCGTCTGCAATCGGTTATCAGCGAAGAGATAAAAAAACAGTTATTGGAACAGGAAGGACGTGATTATCCTGATTATCTGATTGCCTGCGTAGGTGGAGGAAGCAATGCTGCAGGAACCATATACCATTATATTGATGATGAACGAGTAAAGATTGTTTTGGCCGAAGCCGGAGGTAAGGGTATTGAAACAGGAATGTCTGCTGCCACTATCCAACTTGGAAAAATGGGAATCATTCATGGAGCTCAGACACTGGTCATGCAAAGTGAAGACGGACAAATAGAAGAACCATACTCCATCTCAGCCGGACTGGATTATCCCGGTATCGGACCTATGCATGCAAACCTTGCTACCGAACATCGTGCCACAATACTTGCCATCAATGATGACGAAGCTGTAAAAGCAGCATTTGAACTGACCCAGATTGAGGGGATCATTCCAGCACTGGAATCGGCTCATGCACTGGGTGCTTTAAGCAAACTGAAATTTAAACCGGAAGATGTAGTAGTGCTTACCGTTTCAGGCCGTGGAGACAAGGATATGGATACTTATATTGGATTTATGAACGACTAA